The Acidobacteriota bacterium DNA window TCACCAGCGGTCCCGCGGTGGCGAGCACGCCGGCCAGACCCGTGAGCAGGATCGCCGTCCAGTCCATCGTGGCCTCTTCAAGACCGCGCCGCCGCCCGGTGGCGGAGGCCGTCGGAGAATAACACGCCCAGCACCAGCAGTCCCTGCAGCACGCCGGACAGGGACGAGTCCAGCTGCAGGGCGATGGGCAACTGGATGCCGCCGATGGTGATGGCGGCGAAGAAGGCCGCCACCGGGACCACCCAGCTCGCCCGGCAGCGGATGATGAGGGCGACCAGCAACCCCAGGAAGCCGTAACCGCTGGAAATCGACGGGATCAGCCTGTGATAGACGGCGGTCACCTGCACGAAACCGGCCATCCCGGCCAGCGCGCCGCACATTCCGAACGCCGTCAGCAGATGCCGCCGTGTGGGCACCCCCAGCAGAAAGGCAGCCCGGGCGTTCGATCCCACCGCTCTGAGCCGCAGGCCGAGCACACTCCGGCTCAACAGCAGCGCCATGACGCCCACTGCCGCCAATCCCAGCGCCAGGGACCAGAGGCTGAGCCGCGTGCCGGCCAGGTTGGGAAGTCCCAGCGCTTCGGGGAACGGTTCGGTGCCGCTCATTGAGCCGATGCCCGGCCGTTTCCAGGGACCGAAGATGAGCCACAGGATGAGGGCGGAGGCGATGAAGTTCAGTCCCAACCCGCCAAAGATCTCGTTGACGCCGCCGATGGTCTTCAGCAGCCCGGCCAGCACCGCCCATGCGGCGCCGGCAGCCATTCCAGCCGCCAGCGCGATGGCCAGAACCAGCCACGGGGACAGGGGCGCGTCCTGCAGGAGCCGCAGGACTCCAGTGACGCCGATGGCGCCCATGACGATCTGCCCCTCGATGCCGATGTTCCACAGCCCGGCGGCAAAGGTGGCGAGCAGTCCGGCGGTGACCAGCGCCAGCGGGCCCCAGACCACCAGGACGTCGGCCATCCGGTTGGCGGATCCGAAGGCGCCCAGTCCCATCTGGCGGAACGCCTCGAGAGGTGATACGCCGGCCAGCAGCAGCAGGCCGGCGGCGGCCAGCGCGGCCACGCCGGCCCCGATGACCGGCCCTCCTGCCTGCAGCCAGAGTGAACGGGCGCGGATCATCCGGCAGCCTCCCGATCCCAGCCTTTGCCGCCGATGAGCCGGCCCAGTATCTCGCGGTCCGCGGCGGCGGGATCCAGGGGCGGTGAGCACCGCCCGCAATAGCACACCACGATCCGGTCGCTGTGGGTGAGGATCTCATCCATGTCGGACGACAGAAACAGGATGGCCGTGCCCGCCCGGCAGTGCGCGCGCAACCGGGTCCAGACGGCGGCGGCCGACTCCACATCCAGCCCCCGCGTGGGCTCTTCGATAAGGATCAGCGCCAGCGGCGGAGCCAGCAACGCCAGCAGCGCCCGCTGCTGGTTGCCGCCCGAAAGGTCCCGCATCCGGGTGTCGGGCCGCCCCCGGATCGCGAACTCCCGGATTCGCTCGTCGGCCGCGGTCCGGGCGCTGGTCCAGTTGATGAACAGGCCCCGCGGCGGTCGGATCAGTTGCAGGTGTTCCGACAGATCCATGTCGCCGATCAGGCCTTCCTCCAGGCGCGCCGTGGGCACGAAGACCACGCCGCGGCTGCGGAAGGACGGGTAGGAGCGGCCCGTCAGGTCGAGGCCCCCGATCCGCACGGTGCCGGCGGTGGGCCGGACCAGGCCCGCGCATGCCCGCAGCAGGAGACGCTGTCCGCTACCCGTGAGACCGGCCAGGCCCACCACCTCACCTGACCGGATGTCGAGGTCCAGCGGCGCGAGCCGCAGCCGGTCATCCACGGCCGTTAACCCGCGCAGCTCCAGCACAGGACGACCCGGTGCCACCAGTTCCCGCTGGGGCATGGCCACCGGCCGGCCGAACATGAGCGTGACCAGCTCCGCCGTGGTGTACGGCGGCGCCAGCGTCCCGGCCAGCGCGCCGGCGCGGAGGACGGCCACACCGTGGCACAACGATTCCACCTCCTCCAGCTTGTGGGAGACGAACAGGATGGTCCGGCCTTCGGCGGACAGCCGTCGGAGGGTATCGAAGAGCTGGGCTTTCTGCGCCGTGCTGATCCCGGTGGTGGGTTCGTCCAGGATCAGCACCCGGACATTCAGGCTCAGCAGGCGCAGGATCTCCAACTGCTGGCGCTCGCCCACCGTCAGCGTGTCCAGGTAGGCTCTGGGGTCGAAGGCGAACCCGAAGGTCGCCGCCAGCTTGCGCAGCTGGCTCATCGCCGCTGATCGCGACGGGAACAGACGGTCCGGCCGGCCGGACATGAAATTCTCCAGCACGGTGAGCGTGGGAAAGTCCTGAGGATCCTGGTGTAACATCCCGATGCCGGCGCGCACCGCGTCGGCCGGATGGCGGAATAGGGCCGATTTCCCGTCGAGTAGGATGTCGCCGCCGTCTGGGCGCAGGTAGCCCGACAGAATTTTCATCAGGGTGCTCTTGCCGGCGCCATTCTCGCCGAGCAGGCCCTGGATGGTGCCTCCAGGCACGGCCAGCGTCACGCGGTCATTGGCGTTGACGCGGCCGAATGTCTTGCGGATTTCCTTCAGGGTGATGTCCATGGCGTCATTCGGAGACCCGGTGCGGCGGCCGTCCCCGGGCTCACTGGTTCGAGACGCTCTGGCCCGTCATGCCCTGGAGCAACTGCGGCAGGTACCAGACCTGGACATCCGTGGCGGTTTCGCCGGGCTTGAGGAAGACCGTGCCGTCCTGGTACAGCAGCGGACCGGTCCACAGGTTGAGACCGCCGGCCAGCGCGCCGATGAACGCGTCCAGTTCCCGCGCGGCGGCCGGGGCCAGCGCCGCTCCCTTCTGAAACCCGACGGCGGAGCGGTCGGGGTCGTTGATATCCGGCCAGTGAGGGCTCAACCATTGGAACGACGGCTGCCAGGAGCCGGCGCGGACGGCTTCCACGTGTTGGACGTAGGCCGGCCCCCAGTTGTAGTACGGCACACCAAGACAGACGCCTTCGGCTTCGGCGCAGGCGTTCACGTAGTCGTAAGGAATGGCGTAGGCCGGCTTGTCCGGCGTGGAGAACTTCTTGGCTTCAGCCAGAGCCTCGGTGGTGTAGATACCCGACACGACCACGTCGAAACCGCTGGAGAAGAAACCGTCAGCCACCTGGGTGGGGTCGGCGGTGACTCCGGGGATATTGAACCAGAAGCCGATCCACGACACCTTGAAGCGGAGCTGCCCCGGATTGCGCTTGAGCACCTGCGTCCAGGCATGGCGGGCGCCCAGGTAAGTGGCGGCGGCCAGGCGACGCGTCTCGTCGTTGATCAGCGGGCCCAGATAGCCGATCCGGCCGGTGCGGGTGGTCATGGCTGCGGCGAATCCGGCCATGGCCGCACCGTGCTCCATCCGTCCCATGACGTTGGCTACGTTGGGCAGCCGGGCGTAGTCCCGGCCCTCGGGCCAGGCGCTGTCTCCGGAGATGTGGATGACCGGGATGTCGCGGTGGGCGCGGGCGAACTCCAGCGCGCCGTCTTTCATATCGTCGGAGTTGAAGATGATCAAGCGGGCGCCGCGGGCCAGCAGGTCGTTCGCGAGCTGAGCGGGGGTGGTGCCCGGGCGATCGGACGGGTTGACCTTGTCCACATACACCATGCGGGTGCCGGACACGTTCTTTTCGACGTATCGGCCCGCTTCGAAATGGGCCTGGCTCCACCCGTGGTCGTTGGCCGGTCCCACCATCAGCAGGCCGAATACGAACTCGTTCTGCGGAGGCGCCGTGATGTCCGGCGAGGGACCGGAACCGCAGCCGGCCAGCCCGACCAGCAGCACACCCGCGAGCAGTCGCATTACCCACGAGCCGGGTTTTGACATGGACAACCTCCGGTTGGGATGGTCCTATTCTGGCAGAGGCCGACGGAGTCCGCAAATAAAAAAACCCGGCCGGCGGCCGGGAAGCGGTTTCAGGAGCGACGCGACGGTCAGCAGGCCGCGGATCAGTCAGTGAACAGGAACTTTTCGTCGAGGTGCTTCTGGATATTACGTTCCAGCAGTTTCTCGTGATCGAATCCGCGGATGCCCATGTAGTACTCGGCCGATTCGACAAAGGCAACTTCAGGAATCAGGCCGATCATCTCGACAGGGCCGAGTGAGATGCCGTACCGCCGGCATTCCATGCGCAGCATCTCGATCACCCGGTACATGGGGGTTTCCCGGAAATTGTGGATCGATACCGTGATCACCGGGTGCTGGGTGGCTTCGTCGCACCCCAGGTGCGCCTTGACGTGGGGCAGCCCGCCGTGGCCCCACTGCATGATCTGGCAGACGGCGCGGGCTGCCTCCAGATCGGTGGTGAGCAGGAGCACGCTGAAGCTGATCAGTGGATGGCGGGCGCCGATGATGGTGGCGCCGGTGTCCGCCGGGAAGGTTTCGGGGCCGAAGTCGGGGCGCCAGCGGGGCTCCTTGATCTTTTCGGCGAAGCCCTCGTACTCGCCCTCGCGGATGTTGTCGATATCGCGGCGGGCGGGGTAGCGGGCAGACTCGCTGAACAGGTACACCGGAATCTTGAAGCGCGCGGCCACCAGCTCGGCGAACTCCACGGACATCTGGACGGCCTCGGCGATGGTGGCGTCCTTCAGGGGGACGAAGGGAAAGACGTCCACCGAGCCGATGCGGGGATAGGCGCCCTGGTGCCGCCGCATGTCGATCCGCGCCAGCGCGACCTCGTACAGGTGCAGGCCGCCCTCGAAGATGGCGTCGCGCGGGCCGGTGAATCCGAAAACCGTTCGGTTGCGGAGGTGGTCCATGGACACGTCCAGCATCATCAGGTTGGGCACGCTGTTGAGTTGCGCGGCCAGTTCATCGATGAATTTCCGGTCGCGGCCTTCGCAGATGTTGGGAATCACGGCGATGATCTTGCTCATGGACGCCTCCTAGAATATGCCGAGAAAGATGCCGGCGGCGATGGCCGAGCCGATGACGCCGGCGACGTTGGGGCCCATGGCGTGCATCAGCAGGTGGTTGTTCGGATCTTCGGCCAAACCCACGGTCTCCGACACGCGCGCCGCGTCAGGGACGGCCGATACGCCGGCCGACCCTATCAGGGGATTGATCTTGTCCTTCAGGAACATGTTCATGAACTTGGCGAACAGCACGCCGCCCGCCGTGGCGACGGCGAAGGCGAAACAGCCGAGCACAAAGATCAGCACTGAACGCGGAGTCAGGAAGACCTGGGCCGATGTCGATGCCCCCACCACCAGACCCAGCAGGATGGTGCAGATGTCCAAGAGGGCGCTGGAGGCCGTCTTGGACAGACGGCACGTCACGCCCGACTCCTTCAGCAGGTTGCCGAAGAACAGCATACCCAGCAGCGGCAGGCCGCCGGGCGCCACCAGACAGGTGACGATCATGCCGGCGATGGGGAACAGGATCTTCTCCGTCTTGCTCACTTTCCGGCCCGGTTTCATCCGGATGAGCCGCTCCTTTTTGGTGGTGAGCAGCTTCATGATCGGCGGCTGGATGATTGGCACCATGGCCATGTAGGAGTAGGCGGCGATGGCGATGGGGCCGATCAGGTTGGGCGACAAGCGGGACGCCAGAAAGATGGCCGTGGGGCCGTCGGCGCCGCCGATGATGCCGATGGAGGCGGCGTCGTTGGCGGAGAACCCCAGGACCAGGGCGCCGAGGAACGTGGCGAAGATGCCGATCTGGGCGGCGGCGCCGAGCAACACGCCCTTGGGATTGGACAGCATGGCCGAGAAATCGGTCAGCGCGCCGATGCCCAGGAAGATCAGGGGCGGGAAGATGCCCGCCCGGACGCCGAAGTAGATCATTCCCAGCACGCTGTTGGTGGTGGTGTTGAACACGTACTCGTGGGTGAGGGGATCGATCATGTAGATGGAGATGGCGTCGAAGATCTGGAGGGGCAGGGGGATGTTGCCCACCAGGATGCCGAAGCCGATGGGGACCAGGAGCAGGGGTTCGTACTCCTTGGCAATGCCGAGGTAGATGAACAGGCACCCGATCACCAGCATAACGAGGTTGAGGTACGAGAGATTGACCACGCCCAGACCGGTCAGGATCTGATCCGTGTAATTCTGGATCTCGCCGGTGTGGATATCGCGGTTGAACACGCCCCGGGCGATGTTGGTCACCAGGCCGACGCTGTGATGCTCGGCCACGGCGATCACCCGGAAGAGTCCGGCCTGGCGTCCCTGGCGGTCCAGCAGTTGTCCCTTGGCGCCGGGTTTGAGGACCGCGGCGTTCATGTCGCGCCAGCCCTTGTCGATGTGGAAATAGCGGGTCGGATCCTCGAGGACGAAGAGGATGTTGTCCACCCGGGCGGACGGCGATGCCATCCGCGCCACGTCCTCGGCGAAATGGCCGGGCGCCATGTCAAGACGGGCCGTGCAGGAGTCGGTCCCGGCCAGCACCACTTCAAAACGGCCGATAGCGCGATTGTCGCGGTCGAACAGAATCCCGGACGTGCCCGGCTGCACCTGCTGTTTCGCCTTGAGATCCCATTCCGGCGCCGCGAAGCCGTGGCGGGTGCCGTGGAAAAGAGTCGCGTAGGGCGTGTCGGGGAACGACGCGCCGAACGTCGGACCCGCCCAGGCCCAGCCGGTCAGCAGGATCCATCCGATCAATAGAATTGCAATACGTCTCACGTGTTTCCTCTGTGTGCCTTGGCGATGAGCCTGGCGGGCGGGCGGCGGAGCGCCCGGTGCCGCCTACAGGGTGGTCATGGCCGAACGGGCGATGTCCACGAGCGGATCGCCTTCGGAGACCACGTCACCGTTTTTGACGTGCACTTTCTTAACGGTCCCGCTATAGGGCGACCGGATGTGATTTTCCATTTTCATGGCTTCCATCAGCACCAGGTTGGCGCCCGCCTCGACGGTGCTCCCCTCCTTGACAAAGACGTCCAGAATGAGGCCCGGCAGCGGCGACATGACACTCTCGCCGGCGACGGGCCGGCTGCCGCGCGACGCCGGGATGGCAGCCGGCGGCGGAGCGGCTGTGGACGCCGGCGCCACCGCGGAGGGCCGATGCATGGTCGGAGCCGCGACGATCTTGCGGCCGATCTCCACGAGATCCACCGCGTACTCGGTGTTGTTGACCACGATCCGGGCCGTTTCGCCGGTCAGTTCCTTGACTTCGGCGGTGTACTCGCGGCCGGCGATTTTCAGGGTGTATCGGCTCATCCGGTATGGCTCCTCTACGTCAGGTTGAAGATACCCCGCTGCGGCGGCGGCTGAACCGATTGCCGCTGGCGGGTCAGGGTCAGGCGGCTGCCGCGATCGGGCGCGTTGAGACGCAGTTCGATTTCCAGAACCGTCAGGATGACGGCTAGCACTTGGGGATCAAGAGGGGCGGAGTCGGCGACCGTTTCCACAGCGGGAGGGGGCGGTGCAGCCGGGCGACGCATTCGCTGGAGAAACTCGGGGACGACCCGGAACGACCAGATCATCAAGGCGGTCAGGGCCAGGCCGATGAACACCACGCTCATGCCGAGTCCGGTCACCATCAACGCTTCGATCACGCTCACAAATCGTCCCTCGCTTACAGGGGGATATTGCCGTGCTTGCGCGGCAGGTTGGTGTCCCGCTTGGTGCTGAGCATTTCCAGCGCCTTGACAATCCGGAAGCGCGTCGAGGACGGATCGATCACGTCGTCGATGTAGCCCTTCCGCGCCGCGGTGAACGGATTGGCGAACAGGTCGCGGTAGATCTGCTTGAGTTCGTCGGACTTGGCCTTCGGATCGGCGGCCGCGTCCAGTTCCTTCCGGTAAATGACCTCGATGGCGCCGTCGGGGCCCATCACCGCGATCTCCGCGGTGGGCCAGGCCAGGTTGATGTCGCCCCGGATGTGCTTGGAACTCATGACACAATAGGCTCCGCCGTACGCCTTGCGGGTGATGATGGTCACCTTGGGCACAGTCGCCTCGGCAAACGCATACAGCAGCTTGGCGCCGTTGCGGATGATGCCGCCGTACTCCTGGCTCGTACCGGGCATGAAGCCGGGCACGTCCTCAAACACCACCAGAGGGATGTTGAAGGCGTCGCAGAAGCGGACGAACCGGGCGCCTTTGATCGAAGCGTTGTTGTCGAGCACGCCGGCCAGCACCTGGGGCTGGTTGGCCACGATACCCACCGGACGTCCGTTGAAGCGTGCAAAGCCAACGATGATGTTGGCGGCGAAATCCGGCTGGATCTCGAAAAAGTCATGCTGGTCCGCCACGATTCGGATCAGCGCCTTCATGTCGTACGGCTTGTTCGGATTGTCCGGGAGCAGGCTGTTCAGCTCGGCGTCCTGGCGGTCGATGGGGTCGGCGTTCTCCGCCAGCGGCGGCGCATCGGTGTTGTTCTGGGGGACGAACGACAGGAGCTTGCGCAGGGCTTCCAGCGCGGCATCCTCGTTGTCGTAGACCAGGTGAGCGACGCCGCTCCGGGTGGCATGGATGTCGGCGCCGCCGAGCTGCTCGGTGGTCACGTCCTCACGAGTGACCTGTTTGACCACCTTGGGGCCGGTGAGGAACATATAGGAACTCTGCCGCACCATGATCACGAAATCGGTGATGGCCGGCGAATAGACGGCGCCGCCGGCGCAGGGGCCCAGGATCATGGAGATCTGGGGGACCACGCCGGAGCTGAGGACGTTTTTCAGGAAGATGTCCGCGTACCCGGCCAGCGCGTCGACGCCCTCCTGGATGCGGGCGCCGCCGGAATCGTTCAGGCCGATGATCGGCGCGCCCATCCGGACGGCCATGTCCATGACCTTGCAGATCTTCTCGGCGTAGGCCTTGGACAGGGAGCCGCCGAAGATGGTGAAATCCTGGGAGAAAACGAACACCAGCCGCCCGTTGATGGTGCCGTAGCCGGTGATCACGCCGTCAGTGAGAGGCTGGTTCTTCTCCATCTCGAAATCGGTGCACCGGTGCGTCACGAACATGTCGAACTCTTCGAAGCTGCCTTCATCCAGCAGCTTTTCCAGGCGCTCGCGGGCGGTGTACTTGCCCTGCTCGTGCTGCTTCTCGATCCGTTTCGGGCCGCCGCCGGCGCGAGCCTTCTCTCTCAGGTTGGCCACATCCAGCAGCTTGCGTTCGATGCTCATGGCGCCTCCATAAATATTGCAATGTTTAAATATCACAAGACCACTCTCGAGGCAACCAACTTCCTCAGAACACCTTGAAATTCTGGATTAATCGGAAGGTCGCGGATGGGCCGATCCGGAACAGTCCGATACGCCACATCCGCCGGTTTGGTGTGTTGAGCGAAAAAAAAAGGCGGGGTCATCGAGACCCCGCCGGTTGCAATCCGGAAACGATGACGTTACAACCCGGGGTCTACCTCCTCGATCTTGTACGCCCGGAACGTCCCCATGATCCCGGTGTAGTTCTCGTTGCCGATGGAAATCTTTCCCGGGATGCCTTCGAAGATCATGTAGTGGAATTTTCCCACAATCATATCGTCGAAGCCGGTGACACCCCACGCCATGACGGCATGATACATGTAGTAATCGGGGATGGTGCCGTTGGGTTCGACATGTGGTGGTTCTGAGTATGATGTGCCCTGGCCCAGGAGCCAGAATCTGGACCCGGTCACCAGCCCCGTCGCCCGGATACCGGCATAGACCATCAAATCCTGCAACTCTTCATCACCGGTCTTCTTGGGAGTTGCAGCACCCTCGTCACCGAAGGTGAGGTACCCCCACAGAACCCCGTCCGGCTCCTGGATCATCCACATGTAAGCGATTTCCGTATAGGGAGCAGGTTTTTCGGTATTCGATCCCGACAGGACGCCCCGCAGCTCAACTTGCCAATACCCGCTCAGGTCCGTGGCCGCGGCGAGTTGCGTGTCGAGGGCCTCAGATGCGGCCAAAAAACCGGTCAGGGCGATGGCGGTCAGGAAGCCCGCCAGAATCCGGGCCCGCGCAATATGCTTCATGTTCATGATTCCTCCTTGTTCCTCTCTCGTGTTAATGGCTCGATGTGAGTCCGCCGACTCACTTGTCCGGCACGAGGATCATTTCGTCCTGCTTCCACGCCCGGAAGACGCCGGTGGCCCCGAGGCCTTCGGAAATACGCGGCCTCTTGTCAATGTCGTTGTTGAAATCGAAATCAAACCGCATCAGGATAAACTCGGCAACGAGGGTGTCATACTCCTCGACTCGACCGACGACGCTCATGTAAAAAGGGGTGATGTACTCTTTGTCAAGGCCCGCGCTGGTGTACAGCCAGATTCTGCCGTTGGCGGTGAATCCCTCGATAAAGGTCGGTGGGTGAGGGCGGGGGACTTTGTCATCCGCCTTGACCGGGTCAAAGGGCAGGAAGCCGATGTAACCGAAAATCGCGTGACCATACTGGAACAACACCATTTCGCTGGACATCTGGTACTGGTCCGGCATGTCCGATTCGGTGGAGAACGAAATCCCCGACAGACTCATTTTCCAGATGCCGGTGACGTTGTCCGTGGCGTCACGGGTCTGCATGCCGCACAGACCGAATGCCCCCATGGCGAGGACCAGGCAACCACAGATAAGCCACTTTTTCAGATGGCTGTTAGCGTGCATCATGTGCCTCCTGATGAAAATTGCAATTTCACTTATTCTAATGAATGGAACCGGTAACCGTCAAATGGATTCTTCAGAATGAATAGTATTGTAACTCTTTAAACATGAAAATGTTACAAATGCGGTCCCGCCTGGCGTTTGTAGACATAGATCCGGGTGGCATAAATGTCGGACAGGCGGTGGGTGCGGACCGGCTTCCAACCTGGCAGGGAAAAGGTGTTGCTGATCACCCGGGCCCCGGCTCGCAGTTCGCGGCTGAGTTTTTTGTCCAAAGCGTGCATGGCTTCCGGGAACAGATAGCAGACCACCAGATCGGCATCGGCCAGGGACACCGCCCGGAAGTCCGCCCGAATGAGCCGGAGCTTGGGCCACCTGCCAAGTCGGCGGAGTCGCGAGCAGAAGAGCGGCACGGGGGACAACTCGTAGCCGATGACAGTTGCTTCCGGAAACCGCCTGGCCAGTGGGACAGCCAGTGACCCCCAGCCCGAACCCGCCTCCACGATCGTTCCGGAGAAACCCGCGGGGATCTCCGACAGCATGACCTGACGGGCCCGCCGGCTGGAGGGGAGCGGCGAAATCCCGGTCTTCAGAGTGTGGTAGACGATGGACAGGACGGCTCCGACCAAAAGAACCGACAGGCAGAGCGCGACGATCTCCATAATGGCTTTCCGCGCGACGTGATGTTCGATGAAACTATACTCCGCCGGCCGGTAGAATCCAAATACCCTGCGAGCGCCGGTGGGTCGGGTTGCTAATTTCGTTGCGGGATCATGGCGGAATCTTTATAATTCCGCTATCGACGATCACCTGTTCGAATGATTTGCGGCGGAAACTGCCGCTGGATGGATCATGGTTCTGATTTACGCACCGTTCAACATCCTGAGGAGGCAATGATGTTCAAAGAGTTCAAGGAATTTGCCGTCAAGGGGAATGTGGTGGACATGGCCGTGGGCATCATCATGGGCGCGGCTTTCGGTACCATCGTCAGTTCGCTGGTGGCGGACGTGGTGATGCCGCCCATCGGCATGCTGATGGGCAATGTGGATTTCGGCAACCTGTTCGTGGTGCTGAAGGAGTCGGCCACCACCGCCGGTCCGTACGCGTCCTTGGCCGACGCGCAGAAGGCGGGCGCCGTCACGCTCAACTATGGCAAGTTCATCAACACGATCATCAGCTTCCTCATTGTCGCCATCGCGATGTTCCTGCTGATCCGCGTCATCAACAAGCTGAAGCGAGAAGCGCCGCCCGCTCCGCCGGACACCCGCGAGTGCC harbors:
- a CDS encoding ABC transporter permease, with product MIRARSLWLQAGGPVIGAGVAALAAAGLLLLAGVSPLEAFRQMGLGAFGSANRMADVLVVWGPLALVTAGLLATFAAGLWNIGIEGQIVMGAIGVTGVLRLLQDAPLSPWLVLAIALAAGMAAGAAWAVLAGLLKTIGGVNEIFGGLGLNFIASALILWLIFGPWKRPGIGSMSGTEPFPEALGLPNLAGTRLSLWSLALGLAAVGVMALLLSRSVLGLRLRAVGSNARAAFLLGVPTRRHLLTAFGMCGALAGMAGFVQVTAVYHRLIPSISSGYGFLGLLVALIIRCRASWVVPVAAFFAAITIGGIQLPIALQLDSSLSGVLQGLLVLGVLFSDGLRHRAAARS
- a CDS encoding ATP-binding cassette domain-containing protein, with the protein product MDITLKEIRKTFGRVNANDRVTLAVPGGTIQGLLGENGAGKSTLMKILSGYLRPDGGDILLDGKSALFRHPADAVRAGIGMLHQDPQDFPTLTVLENFMSGRPDRLFPSRSAAMSQLRKLAATFGFAFDPRAYLDTLTVGERQQLEILRLLSLNVRVLILDEPTTGISTAQKAQLFDTLRRLSAEGRTILFVSHKLEEVESLCHGVAVLRAGALAGTLAPPYTTAELVTLMFGRPVAMPQRELVAPGRPVLELRGLTAVDDRLRLAPLDLDIRSGEVVGLAGLTGSGQRLLLRACAGLVRPTAGTVRIGGLDLTGRSYPSFRSRGVVFVPTARLEEGLIGDMDLSEHLQLIRPPRGLFINWTSARTAADERIREFAIRGRPDTRMRDLSGGNQQRALLALLAPPLALILIEEPTRGLDVESAAAVWTRLRAHCRAGTAILFLSSDMDEILTHSDRIVVCYCGRCSPPLDPAAADREILGRLIGGKGWDREAAG
- a CDS encoding BMP family ABC transporter substrate-binding protein; translated protein: MRLLAGVLLVGLAGCGSGPSPDITAPPQNEFVFGLLMVGPANDHGWSQAHFEAGRYVEKNVSGTRMVYVDKVNPSDRPGTTPAQLANDLLARGARLIIFNSDDMKDGALEFARAHRDIPVIHISGDSAWPEGRDYARLPNVANVMGRMEHGAAMAGFAAAMTTRTGRIGYLGPLINDETRRLAAATYLGARHAWTQVLKRNPGQLRFKVSWIGFWFNIPGVTADPTQVADGFFSSGFDVVVSGIYTTEALAEAKKFSTPDKPAYAIPYDYVNACAEAEGVCLGVPYYNWGPAYVQHVEAVRAGSWQPSFQWLSPHWPDINDPDRSAVGFQKGAALAPAAARELDAFIGALAGGLNLWTGPLLYQDGTVFLKPGETATDVQVWYLPQLLQGMTGQSVSNQ
- the ftcD gene encoding glutamate formimidoyltransferase; the protein is MSKIIAVIPNICEGRDRKFIDELAAQLNSVPNLMMLDVSMDHLRNRTVFGFTGPRDAIFEGGLHLYEVALARIDMRRHQGAYPRIGSVDVFPFVPLKDATIAEAVQMSVEFAELVAARFKIPVYLFSESARYPARRDIDNIREGEYEGFAEKIKEPRWRPDFGPETFPADTGATIIGARHPLISFSVLLLTTDLEAARAVCQIMQWGHGGLPHVKAHLGCDEATQHPVITVSIHNFRETPMYRVIEMLRMECRRYGISLGPVEMIGLIPEVAFVESAEYYMGIRGFDHEKLLERNIQKHLDEKFLFTD
- a CDS encoding sodium ion-translocating decarboxylase subunit beta, whose translation is MNAAVLKPGAKGQLLDRQGRQAGLFRVIAVAEHHSVGLVTNIARGVFNRDIHTGEIQNYTDQILTGLGVVNLSYLNLVMLVIGCLFIYLGIAKEYEPLLLVPIGFGILVGNIPLPLQIFDAISIYMIDPLTHEYVFNTTTNSVLGMIYFGVRAGIFPPLIFLGIGALTDFSAMLSNPKGVLLGAAAQIGIFATFLGALVLGFSANDAASIGIIGGADGPTAIFLASRLSPNLIGPIAIAAYSYMAMVPIIQPPIMKLLTTKKERLIRMKPGRKVSKTEKILFPIAGMIVTCLVAPGGLPLLGMLFFGNLLKESGVTCRLSKTASSALLDICTILLGLVVGASTSAQVFLTPRSVLIFVLGCFAFAVATAGGVLFAKFMNMFLKDKINPLIGSAGVSAVPDAARVSETVGLAEDPNNHLLMHAMGPNVAGVIGSAIAAGIFLGIF
- a CDS encoding biotin/lipoyl-binding protein, producing MSRYTLKIAGREYTAEVKELTGETARIVVNNTEYAVDLVEIGRKIVAAPTMHRPSAVAPASTAAPPPAAIPASRGSRPVAGESVMSPLPGLILDVFVKEGSTVEAGANLVLMEAMKMENHIRSPYSGTVKKVHVKNGDVVSEGDPLVDIARSAMTTL
- a CDS encoding OadG family protein → MSVIEALMVTGLGMSVVFIGLALTALMIWSFRVVPEFLQRMRRPAAPPPPAVETVADSAPLDPQVLAVILTVLEIELRLNAPDRGSRLTLTRQRQSVQPPPQRGIFNLT
- a CDS encoding acyl-CoA carboxylase subunit beta; this encodes MSIERKLLDVANLREKARAGGGPKRIEKQHEQGKYTARERLEKLLDEGSFEEFDMFVTHRCTDFEMEKNQPLTDGVITGYGTINGRLVFVFSQDFTIFGGSLSKAYAEKICKVMDMAVRMGAPIIGLNDSGGARIQEGVDALAGYADIFLKNVLSSGVVPQISMILGPCAGGAVYSPAITDFVIMVRQSSYMFLTGPKVVKQVTREDVTTEQLGGADIHATRSGVAHLVYDNEDAALEALRKLLSFVPQNNTDAPPLAENADPIDRQDAELNSLLPDNPNKPYDMKALIRIVADQHDFFEIQPDFAANIIVGFARFNGRPVGIVANQPQVLAGVLDNNASIKGARFVRFCDAFNIPLVVFEDVPGFMPGTSQEYGGIIRNGAKLLYAFAEATVPKVTIITRKAYGGAYCVMSSKHIRGDINLAWPTAEIAVMGPDGAIEVIYRKELDAAADPKAKSDELKQIYRDLFANPFTAARKGYIDDVIDPSSTRFRIVKALEMLSTKRDTNLPRKHGNIPL
- a CDS encoding class I SAM-dependent methyltransferase, with amino-acid sequence MEIVALCLSVLLVGAVLSIVYHTLKTGISPLPSSRRARQVMLSEIPAGFSGTIVEAGSGWGSLAVPLARRFPEATVIGYELSPVPLFCSRLRRLGRWPKLRLIRADFRAVSLADADLVVCYLFPEAMHALDKKLSRELRAGARVISNTFSLPGWKPVRTHRLSDIYATRIYVYKRQAGPHL
- the mscL gene encoding large conductance mechanosensitive channel protein MscL — its product is MFKEFKEFAVKGNVVDMAVGIIMGAAFGTIVSSLVADVVMPPIGMLMGNVDFGNLFVVLKESATTAGPYASLADAQKAGAVTLNYGKFINTIISFLIVAIAMFLLIRVINKLKREAPPAPPDTRECPYCCSTISNKATRCAHCTADVPAVS